A genomic stretch from Erysipelothrix sp. HDW6C includes:
- a CDS encoding septum formation initiator family protein has product MAQTMKKKTRKLSPVAKIATTIFGVAVLAFSGIMITNSVKELLSTAQLNRELNTAQEQLDTIKSEQASLNNEKARLQDPAYVQNYARGTQLVSKSGEQVFILPKSDKSE; this is encoded by the coding sequence ATGGCTCAAACGATGAAGAAAAAAACAAGAAAGTTATCACCTGTTGCAAAAATTGCGACAACTATTTTTGGTGTTGCTGTTCTTGCATTCTCAGGAATTATGATTACCAATTCTGTAAAGGAATTATTATCGACAGCACAATTGAATCGCGAACTTAACACTGCACAGGAACAACTTGATACAATCAAGAGCGAGCAAGCTTCACTCAATAATGAAAAAGCACGCTTACAAGATCCCGCTTACGTACAAAACTATGCGCGTGGTACTCAATTAGTGTCAAAATCAGGAGAACAAGTATTTATCCTACCAAAGTCTGATAAATCAGAATAA
- a CDS encoding RNA-binding S4 domain-containing protein yields the protein MRLDKYLKVSRIIKRRTVAKELADDERVFINGKKAKPASEVLVGDEVEIRFEHRHITIEVTFLSDKIMRNNPPMYDLVSDKKVERPPLS from the coding sequence ATGAGACTCGATAAATATCTTAAAGTGTCCCGTATTATCAAACGACGTACTGTCGCGAAAGAACTTGCTGATGATGAGCGTGTCTTTATCAATGGCAAGAAAGCGAAGCCAGCTTCAGAAGTTCTCGTTGGTGATGAGGTCGAAATTCGTTTCGAACACCGTCATATCACAATCGAAGTGACATTTTTAAGCGACAAAATCATGCGAAATAACCCACCAATGTATGATTTAGTTTCTGACAAAAAAGTAGAACGTCCTCCGCTTTCTTAA